One region of Catenuloplanes indicus genomic DNA includes:
- a CDS encoding phosphatidylinositol mannoside acyltransferase, protein MSGLVEFGYRAGWKIVQWLPERAAIALFHAGADRAAKKRGKGVERLRANLRRVRPELSETALDDLVKQGMRSYARYWSDTFRLHTRTPEEHRRRFRFDRFEDLAREATSGNGVILALPHGGNWEAAGAWAVAHGWKLITVAERLKPEGVYQQFLAFRRALGMEIIPTSGSERSPLDLLAEKLSAGYVVPLLADRDLSRRGIEVTFFGGRAKMPGGPALLAVRTGAPLYVVQMWNDPDGIAHGRLVGPIPVPAEGTLDEKVRFLTQEIADRLAAGIAEHPEDWHMLQRVWVDEPAQALA, encoded by the coding sequence ATGAGCGGCCTGGTGGAGTTCGGTTACCGGGCGGGGTGGAAGATCGTTCAGTGGCTGCCGGAGCGGGCCGCGATCGCGCTCTTCCACGCGGGCGCGGACCGTGCGGCGAAGAAGCGCGGCAAGGGCGTCGAACGGCTGCGGGCCAACCTGCGGCGAGTCCGGCCGGAGCTCTCCGAGACCGCGCTCGACGACCTGGTCAAGCAGGGCATGCGCTCCTACGCGCGGTACTGGTCGGACACGTTCCGCCTGCACACCCGTACCCCCGAGGAGCACCGGAGGCGATTCAGGTTCGACCGGTTCGAGGACCTGGCCCGGGAGGCGACCTCCGGCAACGGCGTCATCCTGGCGCTGCCGCACGGCGGCAACTGGGAGGCGGCTGGTGCCTGGGCGGTCGCGCACGGCTGGAAGCTGATCACCGTCGCCGAGCGGCTCAAGCCGGAGGGCGTCTACCAGCAGTTCCTCGCGTTCCGGCGGGCGCTCGGCATGGAGATCATCCCGACCAGCGGCAGTGAGCGGTCCCCGCTCGACCTGCTGGCCGAGAAGCTCTCGGCGGGCTACGTCGTCCCGCTGCTGGCCGACCGGGACCTGTCCCGGCGCGGCATCGAGGTGACGTTCTTCGGCGGCCGGGCGAAGATGCCCGGCGGTCCCGCGCTGCTGGCCGTGCGGACCGGCGCGCCGCTGTACGTGGTGCAGATGTGGAACGATCCGGACGGAATCGCCCACGGTCGGCTGGTAGGCCCGATCCCGGTGCCGGCCGAGGGCACGCTTGACGAGAAGGTGCGGTTCCTGACCCAGGAGATCGCGGACCGGCTCGCGGCCGGCATCGCCGAGCATCCGGAGGACTGGCACATGCTGCAGCGGGTGTGGGTGGACGAACCCGCGCAAGCACTGGCCTGA